From a single Brassica napus cultivar Da-Ae chromosome C9, Da-Ae, whole genome shotgun sequence genomic region:
- the LOC106397818 gene encoding uncharacterized protein LOC106397818 isoform X2 encodes MTKDILERWILEDEDGDYDGELGLFDVPIAERLSHRTDRGAGWRHVQQLMYESDQQCYDILRMNQRTFEALCKMLAERYGLKETHHVYLEESVAMFLETVGQDKTKRDIAARYQRSLDTVQRKLDDVLSAILKFAEDTLRPQEGEFGRVSPVLRNDDRYWPHFRDCVGALDGTHVPVRPPSQNAEACKGRKQDPTMNVLAICNFDMKFIYAYLGVPGRAHDTKVLTHCARNEASFPHPPPGKYYLVDSGYPTRTGYLGPHRSMRYHLGQFARGGPPVSARELFN; translated from the exons ATGACAAAAGAT ATACTTGAAAGATGGATATTAGAAGATGAGGATGGTGATTATGATGGTgagcttggtttgtttgatGTTCCTATCGCTGAGAGATTGAGTCATAGAACAGATCGAGGAGCAGGATGGCGACATGTTCAACAACttatgtatgaatctgatcagCAATGTTATGACATTCTTCGAATGAATCAAAGGACTTTTGAAGCTTTGTGCAAGATGCTAGCTGAGCGATATGGATTGAAAGAGACTCACCATGTCTACCTTGAAGAATCTGTGGCGATGTTTCTCGAGACTGTTGGTCAAGATAAGACGAAGCGGGATATTGCTGCAAGGTATCAAAGATCATTGGATACAGTCCAACGGAAGCTTGATGATGTTTTGAGTGCTATTCTGAAGTTTGCGGAGGATACATTAAGACCACAAGAAGGCGAGTTTGGAAGAGTGAGTCCTGTTTTGAGGAATGATGATCGGTATTGGCCTCATTTCAGAGATTGTGTTGGAGCACTCGATGGAACTCATGTGCCGGTTCGCCCTCCAAGTCAAAATGCAGAAGCATGTAAAGGTAGAAAGCAAGATCCTACAATGAATGTTCTTGCTATATGTAACTTCGACATGAAGTTCATATACGCATATCTCGGTGTACCTGGTAGAGCACATGATACAAAGGTCTTGACTCATTGTGCGAGGAATGAGGCTTCTTTCCCACATCCTCCTCCTGGGAAGTATTATCTAGTTGACTCGGGATATCCAACTAGGACGGGGTATCTTGGTCCGCATCGGAGTATGCGATATCATCTGGGTCAGTTTGCTAGAGGAGGACCACCAGTTAGTGCACGAGAGTTGTTCAACTGA
- the LOC106397818 gene encoding uncharacterized protein LOC106397818 isoform X1 codes for MTKDNWPPEETRYFFQLYAEERRKGNRTSTSMNKVGKENIMVAFEDRFKKGYDSWQTFKNKYDTSRKKYTKFRKLTKNRTGLGFDNLGRIDMSDDWWSEREKECPGIRRSIWKEEFNMDLFEEEFRTVVVTGAEGWSAQHGEASLNSRVGGDDGDEADSQPAAETETQAAAETETLPQAQTQTQQKTHSGSSRGKRKRKEKDMVVEACDKRTEALMVKNRIAERMLERQEAASVENVLQILYTLPGVREWSPLYEAAMEHLIDNEGSRRAFITMKTNEAKTKFLELRTKIKRDYEA; via the exons ATGACAAAAGAT AACTGGCCTCCTGAGGAGACTAGATACTTTTTCCAACTTTATGCCGAAGAGAGAAGAAAGGGAAATAGGACCAGTACGTCTATGAATAAAGTAGGGAAGGAGAACATCATGGTGGCGTTTGAAGACAGATTTAAGAAAGGATATGATTCTTGGCAGACTTTCAAGAACAAATACGACACAAGTAGGAAGAAATACACCAAGTTCAGGAAGTTAACTAAGAATAGGACAGGGCTTGGGTTTGATAACTTGGGAAGGATCGATATGTCAGACGATTGGTGGAGTGAACGcgaaaag gagTGTCCTGGGATTAGAAGATCCATATGGAAAGAGGAATTTAATATGGATCTGTTTGAAGAAGAGTTCCGTACTGTAGTAGTAACTGGAGCAGAAGGATGGAGTGCTCAACATGGAGAAGCAAGCTTGAATTCTAGAGTGGGTGGAGATGATGGTGATGAAGCCGATTCTCAGCCAGCAGCAGAAACAGAAACTCAAGCAGCAGCAGAGACAGAAACTCTGCCACAAGCTCAGACACAAACCCAACAGAAAACTCATTCCGGAAGTTCAAGAGGAAAAAGAAAGCGTAAAGAGAAGGATATGGTTGTAGAAGCTTGTGACAAACGTACTGAAGCTCTTATGGTGAAGAATAGGATAGCGGAACGGATGTTGGAGCGTCAAGAAGCTGCTAGTGTTGAAAATGTGTTACAGATACTGTACACATTGCCTGGAGTGAGAGAGTGGTCTCCACTATATGAAGCAGCAATGGAACATCTTATAGACAATGAAGGGAGCAGAAGGGCTTTTATAACAATGAAGACAAATGAAGCTAAGACTAAGTTTCTAGAGCTTAGGACCAAGATAAAACGTGACTATGAAGCTTAG